In one window of Drosophila mauritiana strain mau12 chromosome X, ASM438214v1, whole genome shotgun sequence DNA:
- the LOC117146414 gene encoding fibroblast growth factor receptor 3 has product MRSRLFWILAIIYSSLHHIGSGSTSTTLKRPRAGDPFDTFPKNFWQEFSSPFTDTPEDEELEVTETTTHEPFPFFADPYTTLNISTQLSSSVYLHCRVNDLQGKTVSWMRRRGDDLTLITFGQHTYSGDSRYSLEFEEPNDWKLLIQFANERDEGPYECQVSSHPPLVLLVYLTIIVPHVEILDERGSATPEKYYKAGSTIELQCVISKIPHPSSYITWRHGPRLLNYDTSRGGISVKTDMLPGRALSRLYIANANRQDTGNYTCMLGNEITETVVVHVLNGEEPAAMQHANGSRQKADASTMVVLFLVYVCISGSISVAGMERGLGPGRVWGWGWELRR; this is encoded by the exons ATGAGATCGAGGCTGTTTTGGATACTGGCGATTATATACTCCTCACTCCATCACATCGGCTCGGGCTCCACGTCGACCACAT TGAAACGACCGCGAGCTGGCGATCCATTCGACACGTTTCCGAAGAACTTCTGGCAGGAGTTCTCGTCGCCGTTCACCGACACGCCCGAGGATGAGGAGCTGGAGGTCACCGAGACGACCACCCACGAGCCGTTCCCGTTCTTCGCGGATCCGTACACCACGCTGAACATCAGCACCCAGCTCTCGTCCAGCGTTTATCTGCACTGCCGGGTGAACGATCTGCAGGGCAAGACGGTGTCCTGGATGCGGCGCCGTGGCGATGACCTCACCCTGATCACCTTTGGCCAGCACACGTATAGCGGCGACTCGCGGTATTCGCTGGAGTTCGAGGAGCCCAACGATTGGAAGCTGCTCATCCAGTTCGCCAACGAGCGGGACGAGGGTCCCTACGAGTGCCAGGTGTCCTCGCATCCGCCGCTCGTCCTGCTCGTTTACCTTACGATAATTG TTCCTCACGTGGAGATACTCGACGAGCGGGGCTCGGCCACGCCGGAGAAGTACTACAAGGCTGGCAGCACCATCGAGCTGCAGTGCGTCATTTCGAAGATTCCGCATCCCTCCTCCTACATCACCTGGCGGCACGGACCGCGTCTGCTCAACTACGATACTAGTCGCGGAGGAATCAG TGTCAAGACGGACATGCTGCCAGGACGAGCTCTGAGTCGCCTGTATATCGCCAATGCCAATCGCCAGGACACGGGCAACTACACCTGCATGCTGGGCAATGAGATTACGGAGACGGTGGTGGTCCATGTGCTGAACG GTGAGGAGCCTGCTGCCATGCAGCATGCGAATGGAAGCCGCCAAAAGGCCGACGCCTCCACAATGGTTGTGTTATTTCTAGTGTACGTTTGCATCTCCGGTTCGATTTCCGTAGCCGGAATGGAGCGGGGATTGGGTCCGGGACGGGtgtggggatggggatgggaatTAAGACGATGA
- the LOC117146412 gene encoding protein hold'em isoform X1 — MARRVKFQRLVEMRPTMTRFSTIALIVSKSSPNVFYDKMSGTERGVLTLTIRDSPNHLTNCKCWGQRACVDEYAAMLQIGHVVDIVGAKVMSIPFTVPGEQRYQPQATVSCALVVNEGSGYVVRHDNDDSDQITILQQLLQQPIRPLGAVLKLADVRSGLGSPDKIITTNVNLLVVVAAVRPVRQIKRKLQAPLSEVRELLQCLEVIVIDASYPEGMLLSVWQPDWIQRAQLWQPRRTVLHLIDVRVSYSNFHCSPVLSHSNCTLICENPQAAGDDCRLLLAFAATVPLTTFSGCDQAELDNMPAVASIQAQMTVRQIYSRAEGELQDPSIHQFTAVLYGMVTKFDLDGLTSHINRKCTACQRHIPRNLQDCASDACQEYFLLGNDEQRLISYFNINIHLSDQTGTLVEARLAGHPAERILGLRAEDFERLAEREKSELKWRFLLKYFEHAELYRFKGPRLVGRNPWIARMPREMLDFRSGFSAEASVGEGTTTPKDRQKQLLYC; from the exons ATGGCAAGGCGTGTTAAGTTCCAGCGCTTGGTAGAGATGCGTCCCACAATGACCCGTTTCTCCACCATTGCCCTGATTGTGTCAAAATCTTCGCCGAACGTCTTCTACGACAAGATGAGTGGCACCGAACGAGGGGTGCTCACCTTGACCATCCGAGATTCCCCCAATCACCTGACCAATTGCAAGTGCTGGGGCCAGAGGGCCTGTGTGGATGAGTACGCGGCCATGCTGCAGATCGGCCATGTGGTGGACATTGTGGGCGCCAAAGTGATGTCCATACCATTTACTGTTCCGGGAGAACAGCGTTATCAGCCCCAAGCGACGGTCTCCTGCGCCCTGGTGGTCAACGAAGGATCCGGCTATGTGGTGCGCCACGATAACGACGACTCTGACCAAATAACAATTCTCCAGCAGTTACTCCAGCAGCCCATAAGGCCACTTGGCGCGGTCCTTAAGCTGGCGGATGTGCGTTCCGGCTTGGGATCCCCCGATAAAATAATCACCACCAATGTGAATCTACTGGTAGTAGTGGCTGCAGTGCGTCCAGTGCGTCAGATTAAGCGAAAGCTGCAGGCGCCACTAAGTGAGGTTCGGGAGCTGCTGCAGTGCTTGGAGGTAATCGTGATCGATGCCAGCTATCCGGAGGGCATGCTGCTCTCCGTTTGGCAACCCGACTGGATACAACGTGCCCAGCTATGGCAGCCACGTCGCACTGTCCTTCATTTGATCGACGTGCGTGTTTCCTACTCGAACTTTCATTGTTCTCCCGTGCTCTCCCATTCCAATTGCACACTTATTTGCGAAAATCCTCAGGCGGCTGGAGATGATTGCCGCCTCTTGCTAGCTTTCGCCGCCACTGTGCCTCTAACAACTTTTAGTGGCTGTGACCAGGCAGAGCTGGACAACATGCCCGCAG TTGCCAGCATTCAGGCGCAGATGACGGTTAGACAGATATATTCACGCGCCGAGGGCGAACTGCAGGATCCGTCCATACATCAGTTTACTGCAGTGCTGTATGGGATGGTCACCAAGTTCGACTTGGATGGATTGACCTCCCACATCAACAGGAAGTG CACTGCCTGTCAACGACATATACCACGGAACCTGCAAGATTGCGCCTCGGACGCTTGCCAGGAGTATTTTTTACTGGGCAATGATGAACAACGATTAATTAGCTACTTCAATATCAACATTCATTTGTCCGACCAGACCGGCACTCTCGTCGAAGCCCGGTTAGCTGGACATCCAGCAGAACGTATCCTGGGACTTCGGGCAGAAGATTTCGAGCGACTGGCGGAGCGCGAGAAAAGCGAGCTAAAGTGGCGCTTTCTGCTGAAATACTTCGAG CATGCAGAGCTATACAGATTCAAAGGACCTCGTTTAGTGGGTCGAAATCCCTGGATTGCAAGAATGCCGAGAGAGATGCTGGACTTTCGGAGCGGATTCAGTGCCGAAGCAAGTGTGGGTGAGGGAACAACAACGCCGAAGGACCGGCAAAAACAACTTTTatattgttaa
- the LOC117146415 gene encoding very-long-chain 3-oxoacyl-CoA reductase translates to MEENNSQVLSLLGGLAIGIVGFQVFRKVLPWIYANVVGPKVFGSSVDLSKMGEWAVVTGSTDGIGKAYAKELARRGLKLVLISRSLEKLNVVAKEIGDKYGVEVRVIDVDFTGGAEIYDKIREKTTGLNVGVLVNNVGISYSHPEYFLDCYKSDPQFLRNIVAANIHSVTHMTALFLPGMISQRRGVIINLSSTAGVIPNPLLSVYSSTKAFVNKFSDDLQTEYKEHGILIQSVQPGFVATNMSKIRKASVFAPSPETYVRSALSTLGIATQTAGYLPHALLQLVIHFTEAVFGEQFARNIVLKNILGTRKRALRRLAKEQ, encoded by the exons ATGGAGGAGAATAACTCGCAAGTGCTAAGCCTGCTGGGCGGTCTGGCCATCGGAATCGTTGGCTTCCAGGTCTTCCGGAAGGTCCTGCCCTGGATTTACGCCAATGTTGTTGGCCCCAAGGTCTTTGGCTCCTCCGTGGATCTCTCCAAAATGGGCGAGTGGGCAG TTGTCACCGGGTCGACCGATGGAATTGGCAAGGCCTACGCCAAGGAG CTGGCTCGCAGGGGCTTGAAGCTGGTGCTGATTAGTAGATCCCTGGAGAAACTGAATGTGGTGGCCAAGGAGATAG GCGATAAATATGGTGTGGAGGTGCGTGTGATCGATGTGGACTTCACCGGCGGTGCCGAGATCTACGATAAGATCCGCGAAAAGACCACTGGCCTGAATGTCGGAGTGCTGGTCAACAACGTGGGCATCAGCTACAGCCATCCCGAGTACTTCCTGGACTGCTACAAGTCCGATCCCCAGTTCCTGCGCAACATTGTGGCTGCCAATATCCACTCGGTGACGCACATGACCGCACTTTTTCTGCCCGGCATGATTAGCCAGCGACGTGGTGTGATCATTAATCTGTCGTCCACTGCCGGAGTCATTCCAAATCCGCTGCTGAGCGTGTACAGTTCCACCAAG GCCTTTGTGAACAAATTCAGTGATGACCTGCAGACGGAGTACAAGGAGCACGGCATCCTCATCCAGAGTGTCCAGCCGGGCTTTGTGGCCACAAATATGTCGAAGATCCGAAAGGCTAGCGTGTTTGCTCCCTCGCCGGAGACGTATGTCCGCTCGGCGCTGTCCACCCTGGGCATTGCCACCCAGACGGCGGGCTATCTGCCCCATGCCCTGCTCCAGCTGGTCATCCACTTTACGGAGGCGGTGTTCGGCGAACAGTTCGCACGCAACATCGTTTTGAAGAACATCCTGGGCACCCGGAAACGTGCCCTGCGCCGCCTGGCCAAGGAACAGTAG
- the LOC117146411 gene encoding sorting nexin-25 yields the protein MESEEYAVDAMENRRLPLFPIEPEPSVTATQRLTLLATRLLRALQLNWRIIISGITLTLLAVIWYYPTFFLFFAFVVYSLVLVFAAVAGTVYIHYIFTTNEPTPPSRVPSRLLYNATKSNIFDLPKPIKNPSNLPLIFGKTVDLQLQQIIEYVLRDFMLPWLGYVVTKPKLINDVVREDLWNAIQKIHERALRMDAAKIIAVDMVNRVTVHLEKIRIAEARAAETNTPPVFSTNSYLADEEKEMEFLRKLCEIMVILLLPRGYSLPPLKVLLSEILSYKIFFPMIKMLTAPDYINQKVVQNIETRLAAAAMSKRSYEYAASFEDFLKIINNSGNLEELSLIRKSIVNDLMHATTMQNLQRAKGLDPDHEDHSLSKSELTAAVRLKRYVRQLTMAKGECEKNLAKFGWNGNYSSDIDLTLVEILNTAVGRRYFTLFLEPLKASALIGFYLAVEEIKHAHKSASHQLGTEIFYTYIRVPKSEIQIDKHERKLIETFLLGDAEPDIFYDIQRNVLRTLEEKYYPPFVLSDQYRQLKEALDSNEIADPTLLMCHNIGDVPEPLADEQPGASDGLNGGDGGAIDVAAHTSYARRKLEQIQERIDKKNQALDALKYSVKPESKVLTILEKEMEWLKSEKRQTEAHLRRTDAWTEHLGKWKATIQSVEVSDEKESLQFMILVHVDEDINAPVQPTSSKNGDSGNANLRKRPSGISSGWVVMRSLNQVHELQRKLRHVSSNLKAIDLPTNFKFFFLKTDRHGQEKAKSQIQKFLNFILEDDHLNGSEAIYTFLSPSSDHLKQSLPSPKKSKFSLSTLFRSDAGKSHEASKATDPFWGLQRDDEDISTYLDGESGGDAKMLAADLDSKDSIAEPMYALMGEIFDMGGVFKWLRKSLISFVQITYGRTINRQIRESVAYLFEESMLHNYFSAILKSFWPGGVLASAYPTRSEDMREMTTTAAKALLTDHIPEVLCNLVGAQAAKRGVLKVFDALQNPAYNKQLFYELLEILMIEFFPEIRQLRVSNSNGTKLNTATAGAAAASAAAALVAATASASLPSLNHSGSGHSASTGGHQNHQGSSSASGGSSAGGSGATGISAASHHQSHYHHASHHHQQQQQHHHSQAGSSK from the exons ATGGAATCAGAGGAGTACGCAGTGGACGCCATGGAGAATCGCCGTTTGCCACTGTTTCCCATCGAACCGGAGCCATCCGTAACGGCAACGCAGCGCCTGACGCTTCTTGCCACCCG ACTACTACGTGCACTGCAATTAAATTGGAGGATTATTATTTCGGGCATCACGCTTACATTGCTGGCCGTCATCTGGTATTATCCCACCTTCTTTCTGTTCTTCGCCTTCGTGGTCTATTCTCTGGTCTTGGTCTTTGCGG CTGTGGCGGGAACTGTCTATATCCATTATATATTCACCACCAACGAGCCGACGCCACCAAGTCGCGTGCCCTCGCGATTGCTCTACAATGCCACCAA AAGCAACATCTTCGATCTGCCCAAGCCCATCAAGAATCCATCGAATTTGCCCCTAATTTTCGGCAAAACAGTGGACCTGCAGCTCCAGCAGATCATTGAATATGTGCTGCGCGATTTTATGCTGCCCTGGTTGGGCTATGTGGTCACTAAGCCCAAGCTGATCAACGATGTTGTGCGCGAAGATCTGTGGAACGCAATACAGAAGATCCACGAGCGCGCCCTCAGAATGGACGCCGCCAAGATCATAGCCGTGGACATGGTCAACCGGGTGACAGTGCATCTGGAGAAGATTCGCATCGCAGAGGCCAGAGC AGCTGAAACGAACACGCCGCCAGTTTTTAGTACAAACTCGTACCTCGCCGACGAGGAGAAGGAGATGGAGTTCCTGCGCAAGCTTTGCGAGATAATGGtgatcctgctgctgccacgCGGTTACTCCCTGCCGCCATTGAAGGTCTTGCTCAGCGAGATTCTCTCCTACAAAA TTTTCTTTCCGATGATCAAAATGCTGACAGCACCGGACTACATTAACcagaaagtggtccaaaacATTGAAACTCGCTTGGCGGCGGCGGCCATGAGCAAGAGGAGCTACGAGTATGCAGCCAGCTTTGAGGATTTCCTTAAAATCATTAACAACTCGGGCAACCTCGAGGAGCTCTCGCTCATCCGCAAGAGCATAGTAAACGATCTGATGCATGCCACCACCATGCAGAATCTGCAGCGTGCCAAAGGCCTCGATCCGGATCACGAGGACCACTCGCTCTCCAAGTCGGAGCTCACAGCCGCCGTCCGACTGAAGCGCTACGTCCGCCAACTCACGATGGCTAAGGGCGAGTGCGAGAAGAATCTGGCCAAGTTCGGCTGGAACGGCAACTACTCGAGTGATATT GACCTGACACTGGTCGAGATCCTGAACACTGCGGTTGGTCGGCGCTACTTCACCCTGTTCCTGGAGCCGCTGAAGGCTAGCGCTCTGATTGGTTTCTACCTGGCCGTGGAGGAGATCAAGCACGCGCACAAGTCGGCCAGCCATCAGCTGGGCACGGAGATCTTTTACACCTACATCAGAGTGCCCAAGTCAGAGATCCAAATTGACAAGCACGAACGCAAACTGATTGAGACGTTCCTGCTGGGGGATGCCGAGCCTGACATCTTCTACGACATCCAGCGCAACGTACTACGCACGCTGGAGGAAAAGTACTATCCGCCATTTGTGCTCAGCGATCAATACCGTCAATTGAAGGAGGCGCTGGACTCCAATGAGATTGCAGATCCCACGCTGCTAATGTGTCATAACATTGGCGATGTCCCGGAGCCGCTGGCGGATGAGCAACCGGGCGCGTCGGATGGACTTAATGGCGGAGATGGTGGTGCCATCGATGTGGCCGCCCACACATCTTATGCACGACGAAAGTTGGAACAAATACAGGAACGGATTGATAAAAAGAACCAGGCGCTGGACGCCCTCAAATATTCCGTGAAGCCGGAGTCCAAGGTGCTGACCATTCTCGAAAAGGAGATGGAATGGCTGAAGAGCGAGAAGCGCCAGACAGAGGCGCATTTGCGTCGCACGGACGCCTGGACAGAGCATCTGGGCAAGTGGAAGGCCACCATCCAAAGTGTAGAG GTCTCCGATGAGAAAGAGTCCTTGCAGTTTATGATCTTGGTTCATGTGGACGAGGATATTAATGCCCCAGTACAACCGACTTCATCCAAAAACGGTGACAGCGGCAATGCCAATCTACGTAAGCGACCGTCGGGCATTTCCAGTGGTTGGGTAGTAATGCGCTCCCTTAATCAAGTCCAT GAACTACAACGGAAACTGAGACACGTGAGCTCCAACCTGAAGGCCATCGACCTGCCCACGAACTTTAAGTTCTTTTTTCTAAAAACAGATCGACACGGTCAGGAAAAGGCCAAGTCACAGATTCAGAAGTTTTTGAAT TTTATCTTGGAGGACGATCATTTGAATGGCAGCGAGGCCATCTATACGTTTCTTAGCCCAAGTTCCGACCACCTGAAGCAATCGCTGCCCTCGCCAAAGAAGTCCAAATTCTCGCTATCTACGCTATTTCGCAGCGATGCTGGCAAATCTCACGAGGCCAGCAAGGCAACCGATCCGTTTTGGGGTCTGCAGCGCGATGACGAGGATATATCCACCTATTTGGACGGCGAGTCAGGCGGTGACGCTAAAATGCTAGCAGCTGATCTTGACAGCAAGGATTCAATAGCAGAACCGATGTACGCTCTAATGGGCGAAATCTTCGACATGGGCGGAGTTTTCAAGTGGTTGCGTAAGAGTCTCATCTCGTTTGTGCAGATCACATACGGCCGTACGATCAATCGACAGATCCGCGAATCGGTGGCCTATCTCTTTGAGGAGTCTATGCTGCACAACTACTTTTCGGCCATCCTCAAGTCATTTTGGCCAGGCGGCGTTCTTGCCTCCGCCTATCCGACGCGATCCGAGGATATGCGCGAAATGACCACCACAGCGGCCAAGGCGCTGCTCACCGATCACATACCGGAGGTACTGTGCAACTTGGTCGGTGCACAGGCTGCCAAACGGGGTGTCCTTAAGGTTTTCGATGCCCTGCAGAATCCCGCCTACAACAAGCAGCTATTCTAC gagctgctggagATACTTATGATTGAGTTCTTTCCTGAAATCCGACAATTGCGCGTCAGCAATTCCAATGGAACCAAGTTAAATACGGCCACTGCTGGAGCGGCAGCTGCGTCCGCCGCTGCGGCACTGGTGGCTGCAACGGCATCAGCTTCGCTGCCCTCGCTTAATCATAGTGGTAGCGGTCACAGTGCATCCACGGGTGGACACCAAAACCATCAGGGATCCTCGTCGGCCAGCGGCGGATCCTCAGCTGGCGGTAGTGGCGCCACCGGTATTAGTGCCGCATCGCATCACCAATCCCACTACCACCACGCatcccaccaccaccagcagcagcagcagcaccaccattCGCAAGCGGGCAGCTcgaagtga
- the LOC117146412 gene encoding protein hold'em isoform X2, which produces MARRVKFQRLVEMRPTMTRFSTIALIVSKSSPNVFYDKMSGTERGVLTLTIRDSPNHLTNCKCWGQRACVDEYAAMLQIGHVVDIVGAKVMSIPFTVPGEQRYQPQATVSCALVVNEGSGYVVRHDNDDSDQITILQQLLQQPIRPLGAVLKLADVRSGLGSPDKIITTNVNLLVVVAAVRPVRQIKRKLQAPLSEVRELLQCLEVIVIDASYPEGMLLSVWQPDWIQRAQLWQPRRTVLHLIDVRVSYSNFHCSPVLSHSNCTLICENPQAAGDDCRLLLAFAATVPLTTFSGCDQAELDNMPAVASIQAQMTVRQIYSRAEGELQDPSIHQFTAVLYGMVTKFDLDGLTSHINRKCTACQRHIPRNLQDCASDACQEYFLLGNDEQRLISYFNINIHLSDQTGTLVEARLAGHPAERILGLRAEDFERLAEREKSELKWRFLLKYFEVRLMIKKPVGLRNHLVVVVVDMQAIPLEKLVANMAVF; this is translated from the exons ATGGCAAGGCGTGTTAAGTTCCAGCGCTTGGTAGAGATGCGTCCCACAATGACCCGTTTCTCCACCATTGCCCTGATTGTGTCAAAATCTTCGCCGAACGTCTTCTACGACAAGATGAGTGGCACCGAACGAGGGGTGCTCACCTTGACCATCCGAGATTCCCCCAATCACCTGACCAATTGCAAGTGCTGGGGCCAGAGGGCCTGTGTGGATGAGTACGCGGCCATGCTGCAGATCGGCCATGTGGTGGACATTGTGGGCGCCAAAGTGATGTCCATACCATTTACTGTTCCGGGAGAACAGCGTTATCAGCCCCAAGCGACGGTCTCCTGCGCCCTGGTGGTCAACGAAGGATCCGGCTATGTGGTGCGCCACGATAACGACGACTCTGACCAAATAACAATTCTCCAGCAGTTACTCCAGCAGCCCATAAGGCCACTTGGCGCGGTCCTTAAGCTGGCGGATGTGCGTTCCGGCTTGGGATCCCCCGATAAAATAATCACCACCAATGTGAATCTACTGGTAGTAGTGGCTGCAGTGCGTCCAGTGCGTCAGATTAAGCGAAAGCTGCAGGCGCCACTAAGTGAGGTTCGGGAGCTGCTGCAGTGCTTGGAGGTAATCGTGATCGATGCCAGCTATCCGGAGGGCATGCTGCTCTCCGTTTGGCAACCCGACTGGATACAACGTGCCCAGCTATGGCAGCCACGTCGCACTGTCCTTCATTTGATCGACGTGCGTGTTTCCTACTCGAACTTTCATTGTTCTCCCGTGCTCTCCCATTCCAATTGCACACTTATTTGCGAAAATCCTCAGGCGGCTGGAGATGATTGCCGCCTCTTGCTAGCTTTCGCCGCCACTGTGCCTCTAACAACTTTTAGTGGCTGTGACCAGGCAGAGCTGGACAACATGCCCGCAG TTGCCAGCATTCAGGCGCAGATGACGGTTAGACAGATATATTCACGCGCCGAGGGCGAACTGCAGGATCCGTCCATACATCAGTTTACTGCAGTGCTGTATGGGATGGTCACCAAGTTCGACTTGGATGGATTGACCTCCCACATCAACAGGAAGTG CACTGCCTGTCAACGACATATACCACGGAACCTGCAAGATTGCGCCTCGGACGCTTGCCAGGAGTATTTTTTACTGGGCAATGATGAACAACGATTAATTAGCTACTTCAATATCAACATTCATTTGTCCGACCAGACCGGCACTCTCGTCGAAGCCCGGTTAGCTGGACATCCAGCAGAACGTATCCTGGGACTTCGGGCAGAAGATTTCGAGCGACTGGCGGAGCGCGAGAAAAGCGAGCTAAAGTGGCGCTTTCTGCTGAAATACTTCGAGGTAAGATTGATGATCAAAAAGCCGGTGGGATTGCGCAATCATCTCGTCGTTGTGGTCGTCGACATGCAAGCCATTCCCCTGGAAAAGCTTGTTGCAAATATGGCTGTTTTCTAA
- the LOC117148797 gene encoding synaptobrevin homolog YKT6, with the protein MVKLFALSIFHKGASEARLLKTASDLQSFSFFQRGTVNEFMTFASKTIVERTQPALRQSVKQDAYMCHVYVRADNLAGVLIADHEYPHRVAHTLITKILDDFTAKVSADQWPNGTEATISFDLLPAFLARYQNPVEADPLTKMQNDLDETKIILKNTIEAVLERGEKLDDMVSKSEKLSLQSKAFYKTAKKTNSCCSFT; encoded by the exons ATGGTCAAGCTATTCGCGTTAAGCATCTTTCACAAGGGCGCCAGCGAGGCGCGACTCCTGAAGACCGCCTCGGACCTGCAGTCCTTCTCCTTTTTCCAACGTGGCACCGTCAACGAGTTCATGAC TTTCGCTTCGAAGACGATTGTGGAGCGCACACAGCCGGCCCTGCGGCAATCGGTGAAACAGGATGCTTACATGTGTCATGTCTATGTGCGGGCGGACAATCTGGCCGGTGTGCTGATCGCCGATCATGAGTATCCGCATCGCGTGGCGCACACGCTCATCACAAAGATTCTGGATGACTTTACGGCCAAGGTGTCGGCCGATCAGTGGCCCAATGGCACGGAGGCCACCATCTCATTTGACTTGCTGCCAGCGTTTCTAGCACGCTATCAAAATCCAGTCGAAGCGGATCCGCTGACGAAAATGCAAAACGACCTGGACGAGACGAAGATCATACTGAAGAATACCATCGAGGCGGTCCTGGAGCGGGGCGAGAAGCTGGACGACATGGTCAGTAAATCGGAGAAATTGTCGCTGCAGAGCAAGGCGTTCTACAAGACGGCGAAAAAGACTAACTCCTGCTGCAGCTTCACCTAG